The segment gcaaatcttaaagtgctaagtgctgttattattcttgTTAATAGTActaatggcagctaggtggtgcagtggatagagtgccaggcctggagttaggatctttgtgaattcaaatctggtctcagacactaagtcacttacctctgtttgcctcagtttccttatctgtaaaatgagttggagaagaaaatggcaaaccattccagtatttctgccaagaaaatcccaaatggggtcacaaagagtctgacacaactgaaatgactgaacaacaaaacagtcATAGATGTTGGATTTGGGAAGGAGTCTTACATGTCATGAAGTCcagcccattcattttacagagagatgAGGCCAAGAGAGGCAACATGATTTGCCTCTGCTGATGTAGATTAGgctcagagccaggatttgaacctaggatccctgactccaaatacaatgtTCTTTCTATCCCATCACACTGCCTCTAAGAATCTTACCTGTGACATCTCTGCATGCAGACTTCATGTGATAGCTTGTGTGGATGGCTGGATCAGAGGATGGCCAGGGGTGAGGGGAGCCAGAAGAATGTTCCTTAAGTTTGTTTCAGTCTGCCCTGGGAAGTTTAGAGATGGAAAAAGTTTGGGGAGCAGTGGACCCCTTCTTTGAGGAAGCTCCTGTGCTTTAAGGctctggtgtcaaactcaaatagaaactgatcCTGGCTGGCCAGACACTAACTTAggaaaccacaaatgaacattatctgtGCTGTATTATAtggttatttattttgttaaacatttcccaattacattttaatctagttcaggcagATGGAGAGTTTGGCACATCGACTTTAAGGGGAAAACCCAGGCATAGCCATAGCCCTGTTGCCTCTTGGTGATGGTAGTGGCTTGGGGAGATGGTGGGAGTTGATTCCACTGGTCCTCATCTGTTTGTGTTTTCTGTACTAGTTGGAGGCATGGCTGGAGTGAAGAGGCCTCCTTCAGACTTAAGTGAGGAGCCTGTAGGGAAGAAAGTCATTTCACAGCCTGTCAAGCCTGCTTCTCCAGCCCCCGTGCAGCCACTGTCTCCAGTCCGGACAAACCCCTTTGTCCAAGGGAAGAGCACGGGGACGGAATTCCTGCCAGCAAAACCTGTAAGCATCCCAGATCTTTCCCCCTTTATGACCTATGTCACCCTACACAAATTGGGGCTGTGTACAGTTATAACACCCTGCCTTTGCCCAGAAGTCTTTCTTTAAGGAGCTCAAAGCATGatgtgaattgttttcttttaaaaattgatattcaTGACCAGGGAGGGTTAGGCAtaaacctgatttttttttggtaggtgAGAGACTACAAGGGTCATCGATACCCTCCAGTGTCGGAGCCAAATGAGTTAAATGTCCAACTCATGGTTCTATTTCCAGTTCTATTCTTTCTATAATATCCCCAGTAGAATTCACAACTTTGAAAAATCTGACATCTCAGTATATGGAGTATTCAGATTGACCTGAAAGGGCGGGGGCTTTTTTTGTATCATATTTGGGAAGGCATTATAAAGGCAGGtttccttctctaatttctttattCAAAAGCAATGATAGTAATGTAATAAAATGTTGCTAGCgaacatttatgtaatgcttactgtgtgctaagtgctttccggTGTTGATGTCATCAGTCCCGGGGAGCTGGGTGTTATTGTTATCCCTTTTTTACAAATTATGCCTATGGATCTTTCTGGGgttatttttttccaggtcaagaattcttaacattttatgtcatggaccccttttggcagtctggggaagtctatgaaactcttctcagaataatctttttaaatgtataaagttaAATAAGTAGGATACAAACccactaattatattgaaatatggttatgaaaatttttttttaaaagcctcaaATCTAAGTTCactgaccccaggttaagaacccttacaATACCCTCCAGTAGTTGGTGACTATTGGAGGAAATGAACCCTTTAGGCCTTCCCCCAACACCCCTTCCCTGCTCCCTATTGAGAGATATGCCTGTAGATTTGTTTGAACATTAATGAAGAATGAGTTTAGGAAAAGTAAGTGGTTCCTCCCTCAAGATCAGTCTGGGTGTGGCCTTTTCTATTGCTGATAAATTCAGACAAAGGCCAAATTCTCGTTATCTTCCAACCCCgaagtgaagaaaaggaagactttGATGGGTGGAGAGACAACCGAGCCAGATGCATTATTAGAACTTTCAGGGCCACTTAGATACAGAGACTGAAGTCCAAAGTTCAACAAGTGTTAACAGAATAATTTCCAGGAGCAAATGACCAAAACAAGTTGCTTAAGGCTGATAGCATACAGGGGAAGGGGAGCTAGCCTGTCCTAGGCCACGGAATGAATAATGGATGGAGTCACGAGTTCAGGCCCAGAAAAGTGCAGGATGTGAATCGGGTTTGCCATGTCTTGCTAAGTGCTCTCTGCCCTTCCCAGACATCATCCTACCTGGGACTGAGCATCTGGGTTCTGCTCCTTGCCAGGCTCTTGGCCCACAAGGTTGATCTGATGGGCTCTGTCTCCATCTCCCTTAGGGCAGCGAAAGCCCCCGGGGCTCCAGGAGCAGTATCTGTGCTATCTGCAAGAAACATGTGCACCTGGTGCAGCGGCACCTGGTGGACGGAAAGCTCTACCATAGGAATTGTTTCAGGTAGGTTTGCTTTACCTCTCCTGTCACTACTTGCCAGGAAGAAGGTGGAGTTTTATAGTTTCATACACTGAAAACTAGAAGAGACTGGATTGGTCGTCTAATTCAAATAATATGAACATACATTTCTTTGGTGATTTCAGTTTTTCAAAAGGCTTTCCTTTTGTcaccaccctgggaagtaagtgggACAACGATTATCATCTCtgctttgtggttgttcagttgtgtccaactctttgtggccccattgggatttttttttggcagagatactggagtggtttgccatttcctcctccatctcattttacagatgaggaaactgaggcaaacagggtgaagtgacttgcccagggccacacagccaatctgaggccagatttgaattcaggaagtcttcctaactccaggctcagtgctttaTCCGGCatcacttattttttctttacagagtgaggaaaccaaagctcacACGAATGAATGATGGTTAACATTTAgagagtgctttaaagttttgcaaagtgatttGCTTAGATTACCTAATTTAATTTGATCTTAATGAGCCTGAGAGGTAGGTTTTttactatccttattttacagatgtagaaaggAAGCTGAGGAAGCTTGTATTccttgcccagggtaacaaagccagtaattgtctgaggcagaatttgaactcaggtctttctgacttcaggttgtTGCTATATCCAGGTCTTAGTGCTTTTCTACCTAATCACAGTGGCCAGTAGAGGAGCTTAGGAACTCAGTTCCTGGTCACTTGGCTCATTGACTTAACCCAAGTACAGCCAGACCTGGATTCATCAGGAATCTGCCGGAACTGAGGATTCTCCTCAATTGGATTTTTGAAAGCTAATGCTAAAACCTGTTTAGAAGATTTCTAAAGTATGTGAGTAGCGGCTCCTACCTCTGTGCAATAGTCTATTGAGCATTGGATGTTCAAGAATGTGACAAAGCCTCATGGTTCTTAATCTGAATGTTGGTGAACCTTAATGAGTCTTAGAGAAGGTGATGGTTTAGGAGGGTGGGCTGAAGGTAAACTGAACCTAGGTgtacctggagccaggaagattcatcttcctaaattcacaCCTGGCTttggacactagctgtgtgaccctagccaagtcactcaaccctatttgcctcagtttcctcatttataaaatgagctggaagagtggcaaaccactctagtatctttgcctgaaaaaccccagatgggatcatgaagagtcagacacaactgagcagCAATCACAACTAAGACTGAACCCAGAGCTTCCCATGGAAATAGTGTAGTCTAAGTAAAAGAGCTCTGGAGTAGGCATCAGAcctggctttgccactaactAGCCTCACGGTCTTGGggaaaatcacatttctctggGCTCTAGTTTTTCTGTCTGTAGGGGATCTGATGAGGTCAATGGTTTCCAAACTTTTCAAATATGGAGACTTgacataaaagttaaaaaaaaatttaacctaAAAAAATTTAATGGAACTCCTCTCTGAAAGTATTTAATGTCCATTGACTGAGATTATTTGCAATGACCAAAAGTTACTATGTATGAATCAGTACTTTCAAAGGAGTTTGTGTTTTACAATCACAGCATCtgtttattgctaaaaaaaaaaaagtgtgtgtgtgtgtgtgtatctatgagagggagagaaggagagggaaagggagagaaagagagagagagagaaagagagagagagagagagattattcaGGCTACTTGGAGTAAGTTTGCTTATTTATGGATCTGCAAAAACTCTTCAGTCCATAAGATAGAAATTATTgcattaaatgatttctaaggtctctttccagctctgccattacatgatgagtttaaaaaaaaaccccacagaaaacagtaaaaaaaatcggggcaactaggtggcacagtggctctggagtcaggacaacctgaattcaaatctggcctcagacacttattagctgtgtgaccctgggcaagtcactagaccccaactgcctttcaaaaaaaatcccccaaacaaaactaaaactaaatcCTTTACATAGGTGTATTTTCTTACCATGGGactctttcaaaagtagaatgtcATTGGAGGGCAGGAACCTAATCAATTGAGGGTTCTGGACTGTCAGGTTCTGGTTAATTGAAGTTTTCTCATAGTTTATTCCCAGGTGTGGATTGCAGATTCTGGATCAACCATCCCTAGGATTAGAAGCAGGAGCCTACTAGCATGGAAGATACATAGAATCATAACCATAGGACTGGAGCCTATCTAGTATAATGCCTtccttttacagttaaggaaatggaggttcagtaaagtttagtgacttttccaaggtcacataggtggtaagTGTGAGAAGTAGGTTGCTAGAAAAATTCCTCTCCATTTAGCCCAGATAGACTCCTCTGAGTCTTTCTAAAgtccattccctttcccctaaAGCTGCCCTGGGCATGGACACTTGGTAACAGGAGCACTTCACATAGAGAGGCTCTGGCAGTGGAATGTCTGGGATGGTGAAGCCAGGACATGAGAGAGTCCATGGGTCAGGTACAGTGAGATTTAGGATGTACAAAAATGAACCTGCTGTCTCCAATTCAACCAGCGTTTATGAAGCTCCAACTTTGTGCCAAACACTTTTTTAGGCATGGAGACAGATAAAAAGTCTAGAAAAGATGCAGTATTTGTCCTTATGCTATTGAGTAGGAGAACAAGGTAACTAATAATATATGGTCAGGGCATTAGTTGTGAAAAGTGCTATGTAAGGTCAGAGGGAAAAGGTTTTGGCTATctaggaaggcttcatgaagcaGGTAGCACTGATTTGGGTTTCAAAAGATGGACTGGATTCATCAGAccaagaggggagagaaggctaTTCTAGGCACAGGGAAAGATATAATCAAAGGCATGAAAACTTATGGGACAGAGAGTAAGCAAACTAGGCTAGAGCATATAGTACACAGAGTCACATGTGATGAGTCTGGAAAAGTAGGCTAGTTACAGATTATGAAAGGCCTTGCATGCCAGACAAAGGAGTTTGAATATAACTGTgggtaatagggagtcacagaaaattcttgagcagaggaatggCTCTGGGTACTTGGGGGACAGGGAAAAGTGGAGTGTAAGTTATATCTTTCATTTCCAGAGGTATTCTCCTCATATATCTTACGTCTTTTCAAGAATTTTACAGGTTTGGTGTtggccattctaatttttaaaagcttctaGGTGGCATGGCACTAAGCAAGTCAGATGGCTACAGCCACAGGGAGTCTGTCTTCTTTATATTCTCATCTCCCCCAACAAACTTAGCCCAGTAGCCGGTGGTCATTGGAACACACGATGATGGACTAGTTGGAGTTGAGGGATTGGTTGGAATTGATGCTTGGAATTGATGCTCCAAGATGGGAGCTTACAAGCTTAGGTTTTTGGGGGGCTTTTTTACCCTAAGGATCTTTCTTACATTCCCAGATGCAAACAGTGTTCCAACACACTCCACTCAGGTGCCTACAAGTCCACAGGGGAACCCGGTGTTTTCGTCTGCACAAACCACCACACTAAAGCTTCTACCCCGAACTCTAAGTCCCCTAGCACAGATCAAAAGCAGCCAGCAGCTGGGTATCCGAGCTGGACCAACCCTGTTCTAATAGATACCACATCCTCTGGTGGATCCTGGAGGACCCGGGAACCAGATAAACCGAAGGAGGCTGGGCAGAAAACGAACCAACCAGGCAGAGAGCCTGTTAGCAATTCTACTGCCAAGAGTTTTGTCCAGTCATCTGGATGGAGCCCATCTTCTGTGGGCAACGGTACCACGAATTCCCTCAGCTCCATTAACCCTGCCCTCCAGAAGTCAACGTCCAGCACAAATACCCCATCAAACTCTTTCCTCAACCGATTTACTCAGAACTCTTCTCCAGCTGGTGGCAAGTCCAGTGGTGTTACCAATAACTCCCCCGTGGGGTGGTCATCTGCTCAAAGAAAATCAGACCCACCTACAAACCCTGCCCTGAACAAATTAGATATTCACACGACTTCTCCTCAGGGTAAATTAAGTTTTAGTGTGACTCCTCAGAACCCACACACATCTCCTCTGAACAAATCAGACTCTCCAGCAGGAACCCAGAGCATCACTTCTCGGATCAAATCAGACTTCCGTGCAGCTCCTCAAAACCAATCAAACTCTTATACAGTGGCTTCACAGCACAAAGCAGACTCAAGCCCCAATAACTGGACTTCATCTGTGTCCAAGACGCAGCAAGCCCGGGAAAAGTTCTTCCAATCATCTGGGACCTCAGCTGATAAACCCCCAGCTTCCAAGGAGTATGGTCTGACTTTTACTTCCTCCCAGGCAGCTGGGAAAACACCCCTGGGGGTCACAACTGTTCCTGGTCAGTCTACACAAGACAGCACAAAGAACAAGGCTCGCGAATTCCTTGTGAAGAACCTTAAGATAGGACCAGGTTTTGACTCAAATGGTCAAGAAGGCCCTCCTGCCCAGGGCTCTAACAGGTAAGAGGAATTTTCCTCACATATGCTCTGCATCATGGATTCTTTATCTGGGTCCAAGTActtgttaaaaattaatattttcttaattatttcaatgtaattgatatatttttggtaagcctgtgtattttattttatgcatttaaaaacaccaTTTAGAGAAGGGGGTCCATTTTATCCAACTACCAAGGGGTCCATGatcacaaaaaaagattaaggaccCATTCTCTCTCCTACTACACATGGAGAGAACATTATGTGTTTATATAAGGCAGGAGTTGAAAACCTATGGCATGCATGACAAAGATAGCAAAATGGAGTGCAAGGTGATTTTTAGAGTGGAAGGGACTGGGTTTGTACAGACAGGTAAGAGCCGGAATGGGAGACAAAAGATATTTCCAACACCCTCTGGTTTTTGACTACTATGCTGCTATCTAGAGGACCTGGAAGATCTGGGTCAACATCCCTGGGATTTGGAAAGGCCCACAGTTTGGAGTTCCAGTCTTGCTAAGTTGGAGCATCTTTTGGGATCAATGggtgtttttatttaaattagattaaaatttattttcaactaacaagaatttattttctctacctcctacctcccttcctcgtactgaaaaaaaaaagtaaaactcttataataaatatgcattgtcAAGCAAatcaaattctcacattggccatgtccaaaaatgttcATCTCATGTTTTATACTGAGTCCACCACGTCTTTGTCAGGAGGTACGTAGAATCTTTCATCACTGGTCCTTTGGAATCGTGGTTGGTCGTTGTGTGGTCAGTTCttaggtcttttggaattgttctttttttttacacttttgtTGGTATTGTGTAAATTGTTTCAATTTACTtggtgcatcagttcatacaagccttctcaaggtttttctgaaaccctcccTTTCATTATTCCCCCAGGCACAATAGCATTCCAGTCCACTCACATACCATACTTTGTCCAGCCTTTCTCCCATTTATAGACACTCccttatttttttgttctttgccatcacaaaaaaagtgTGGTGTTCCTTAATGGGTCTAAGTAAGGTCCTAATGCTCTTGTCCTtcaaggggaagggaagatttGGCATTTTGAAAGGGGGCAGATTAAGAAACAACAGACCAATGTCCAGCTTGAGAAGTCTAAGATATATTTGGTTCCCATTTTATCCTCCCTACCCCCTAAAGCTTGGACTGTTTAGACCCCCAAGGGATGGTATCCCCAGGGCATCTCTGATCTTACTTTTCAACAGGCTTGGCCCTCTTTGTCAGGTGGTATATCTATGTGTGTagaggtttttctttctttctttcttttttttttttagaaatacaaTTTTTATTAAGTACAAATAGTAACTCAAACAAAGCTTtaaaagttcattcattcatccgcATGGACGCTCAATAAACATACCCTCAGTTGCAGCCAGCTCTTGGTTATTTGCATGTGGATTTGCCATATGTGGATTATCGTGGTATGTTTTTAACCCCAGATTGGCTTCTCCCTGCTTGCCCCCCAGCCTGTTTCTGGGTCTCTGCCCGAAACCATCAGTTGGTGTGTGCTGAGGGGTCCAGACTCAAATGAATGAGTCAACTTCCCTCAATTATAACTGGCAAAGTAATCAGTTGAATCACATCAAAACTTCCCTATAACAACAGAGAACCAACCTAAGTCTTTAATTTGTAATTTCATTGTCTACTGCTTTCTTCCACGAGTGTGGATCCTTGACTAACAATGAAAGACTTTGAGAGAATGATGCTTCCCTCCTTGGGAGAAGGACCTGGCAGGGTCCCAGAGACCTTTCCTGTGACTCCTGCTATGCTTTATTGCTTCCCCCAGGTCATCTCCTATCCCATCCCATGCTCTGACACCAGATCCCAAAGCTGACGGGCTAAGAGGGAGCCCCAAAACAAAGCTGGAGCCTCCATCGTCCCGGTCTGGTGTAGTAATGGAGCTCTCATCTCAGAGCAAGGTTTCTGCACCATCATCGCCCCAAAGACCAAAGAAGAGCCCCACCTTCTCTCGTCCAGGCAACGAGCTCATAAACACCAGACAGAAGCCAGACACCTCGGTGGTAGATGGTGAGGCCTCCCTGtctgccctcctccccctcttttattaggtttctctgaaatattaTTCTCTCACCATGTTATGTGGCTCCCTTTAGTCTTTTGTTTTGGAATATTACTGCAGGGTCTCTTTATTTCTGATTGTCAGAGTCCCACGCCTGCTTGGACAAGCAGTCCCTAAAGGCACAGGGGTGACTCAGAGAATGTTCTTCCTGGCATGGCTTTCACTGGCCCTGGGCCACAGTGCTATATCTTGAGTGCAGAGGGACCATCTCCCCGAAGTGGGGCAGCACAGGCATGAACAAACACTGGCTCCACCACAGGGACCCACCCAACACTGTTCCTCTGGCTGTGCCAACAGAAAGGCAAATGGAAAAGCCCATGGGCCCACAAGGAATATGGCCAGGGGCTAGCCAGCAGCACCCACAAGCCTCACCTGGCCCCTCCTTTCAATGATCTATACATAGAACCTCTTTGAAAATCCACAGAATATAGCAGCTGGTTTTGCCCACGATTAATCAATCAGTCGGTCAGTCAAtccacaggcatttattaagcacctactatgtgccagtcgctaggaatacaaagaaaaaacaatgaaacagTTTCTGCTCTCCAGGATCTATTATGCTATCAGGGGACATAACATGTACACTTACAAATATATGCAGAATTGGtggaaagattcatcttcctgagttcaaatccaacttcagacacttactagctgtgtgaccctggacaagtcactttaccctgtttgcttcagtttcttcatctataaaatgagctgcagaaggaaatggcaaaccactctggtgtctatgccaagagaaccccaatggggtcatgaagagttggacatgactgaaatgactgacaacAACTGCAAAGTAATTAGGGAAAGAGTTTCCTAGTGGTGGGGAGAATCAGGAAATGCTTCCTATCGATGGCATATTTTGAAGGAAGTAAAGGATTCtttgaggtagagatgaggagggattaTACTACAGGAAGCGGGGCTGGCCAGTGCAAAGGCTTGGAGATGAGAGATCCAGTGCCATGTATGAGGGACAGACAGTTCAGAAGATAGATTTTTCCACAGAATAGAAACAGtgttggacttgaattcaggaaacttactcctggctctgacactagATGTGTTAACCTGGGTAATAAGTCATTTAAGCCCCTCTGAACCAAATCATGGGGTAATGGGAACCCTATTGAATTTGGCTGACTCTGCTACTTTATCGCCAAGTGTGAACTAGGACAAAGTaattaacctttctgggcttcagttgccTGATCTTGCAGACAGGAAAGTTGGACTcattgacttctaaggtcccattCGGCTCttaatttataatctaatgatcTGTACATGAGGAATGGGTTTGTACAGACTTAGTTATCTTAGTTATCAGTCTAAAGGATGTGTTGGAGAGGGGAACAGCTTGGTGATACAGAGACCAACGAGGAGATGGTGTCTATTGTCCATTGGAGAACTGTGATAGCAATAGTGAGAGCCGAGAGAGGGCTTGGCTGATGTAACGGATGTTGAAGAGACTGTCAGCAAGATAGGACTATTGTTTAGATGTGATGAGtgacaaagaatgaaaatgtcTTGAGGATGAGAGCTTAAATACGGGGGAGAgagttaataacaataatagcttgcatttatatagcacttcaaggtcaGCAAAATGCTTTCACACATGTTGTTTCATTGGGTCTTCActataaccctgggaggtagcacTATTattctcaatttacaaatgagggaactgaggtggCAGGTTAAGTGACACccgtggtcacacaactagtaagactccaaggaggatttgaactcagatctttctggcaccaagccctgcactctatctgctgcctcaaaaaagataattttagttCTGGATCTGCTGAATTGGAGGTAATGGTACATATCCAGGTAAAGGTGAGTCATCATGTACTATTCATCAAAAACAATTCATaccaacctcatttccttttttacagTATGTTTTCATTGTGTTGTAATGTTAGACTACTTCCAAGTATCCCCTTTCTCCACATTATTATACCAGAGTCAGCAAaatctagaatttatttccttttcaactTACTAAGTTAGCATATGAACCCCTTTAAAGAGGGGACTTCTTTCGtgtcctcccccttttttttaaaaaaagttttaaatccTCTGTGCTTAGCATGGCccttggcacttagtaggtacttaataagtggtAATTGACTGACTGAGGTCTGCTCAGGATGGTATTTAACTATCCAGGAGCACAAAGCAGATTGCTCTATAACCTTCCTATCCTGCCACAAATGACTTTAGTGGGGAGTCAAACTGGCAGAAGAGTACTGAAGAGGATGAAGTACAGCTAGTTAACAACCTGGTGGGGTTTGAAGGATGACTGGAAAGACCTCTTTCTCCCCTGAATACCTTTCCCACTGGCCTGTCATGATCCATGAAATTTCATCATTAACTATTGCTCTGCTGATCTGCATagaggactttgcaaaccttgaagggTTGAATAGGACTTCCT is part of the Notamacropus eugenii isolate mMacEug1 chromosome 3, mMacEug1.pri_v2, whole genome shotgun sequence genome and harbors:
- the MICALL2 gene encoding MICAL-like protein 2 — encoded protein: MAAIKALQQWCRQQCEGYPEVNITNMTTSFRDGLAFCAILHRHRPDLIDFSALRKENIYENNKLAFQVAEEQLGIPALLDAEDMVALKVPDRLSILTYVSQYYNYFHGRSPIGGMAGVKRPPSDLSEEPVGKKVISQPVKPASPAPVQPLSPVRTNPFVQGKSTGTEFLPAKPGSESPRGSRSSICAICKKHVHLVQRHLVDGKLYHRNCFRCKQCSNTLHSGAYKSTGEPGVFVCTNHHTKASTPNSKSPSTDQKQPAAGYPSWTNPVLIDTTSSGGSWRTREPDKPKEAGQKTNQPGREPVSNSTAKSFVQSSGWSPSSVGNGTTNSLSSINPALQKSTSSTNTPSNSFLNRFTQNSSPAGGKSSGVTNNSPVGWSSAQRKSDPPTNPALNKLDIHTTSPQGKLSFSVTPQNPHTSPLNKSDSPAGTQSITSRIKSDFRAAPQNQSNSYTVASQHKADSSPNNWTSSVSKTQQAREKFFQSSGTSADKPPASKEYGLTFTSSQAAGKTPLGVTTVPGQSTQDSTKNKAREFLVKNLKIGPGFDSNGQEGPPAQGSNRSSPIPSHALTPDPKADGLRGSPKTKLEPPSSRSGVVMELSSQSKVSAPSSPQRPKKSPTFSRPGNELINTRQKPDTSVVDGQGPGSPENQLDGPASWRSKLKPVEKTSSVDKFPELKQKAAPTETKELTIPKKPLENSSAGTRITLIPALKDRTPPSPRTFSNNNQDSLPGPVASSALPTGRKKLLIPSDLDVSDSWMKPDQKLEQSIPPEKPTRQHKPERPCNPPSFSISLNKEVKSPVKLHPDYVSEEEIQKRIQDIERELDFLELKGIDLEKKLREAEGDESEDALMVEWFKLIHEKQLLLRQESELMYKAKEQRLEEMQLDIAGELRRLLDKPESLKTLKEKKREQELLEQYVNTVNDRSDIVDCLDEDRIREQEEDQVIQDMIQKLDLQKEGAEKKKSKSRLSKIWKQKNKSKTSE